In Bacteroides coprosuis DSM 18011, the following are encoded in one genomic region:
- a CDS encoding Biopolymer transport protein ExbD/TolR (InterPro IPR003400~KEGG: bfs:BF3527 hypothetical protein~PFAM: Biopolymer transport protein ExbD/TolR~SPTR: Putative uncharacterized protein;~IMG reference gene:2504105725~PFAM: Biopolymer transport protein ExbD/TolR; overlaps another CDS with the same product name), which translates to MGKFNKTGKRGMPTLNTSSLPDLIFTLLFFFMIVTTMREVSLKVKFQVPQGTELEKLEKKSLVTFIYIGPPVDRKSGTASRVQINDSFASQEGDIREFVTQERASMNEEDKPLMRVSLKIDGDTKMGIVSDVKTELRQASALKITYSARKKGE; encoded by the coding sequence ATGGGAAAGTTTAATAAAACCGGAAAAAGGGGTATGCCTACGCTGAATACTTCTTCTTTACCCGACTTAATTTTTACACTTTTATTCTTCTTCATGATCGTAACTACTATGCGTGAAGTATCTTTAAAAGTTAAATTTCAAGTTCCTCAAGGTACAGAACTAGAAAAGCTAGAAAAGAAATCACTTGTAACTTTTATCTATATTGGACCTCCAGTTGATAGAAAAAGTGGTACTGCTAGCCGTGTTCAAATCAATGATTCATTCGCTTCACAAGAAGGTGATATTCGTGAGTTTGTAACTCAAGAACGTGCATCTATGAACGAAGAAGATAAACCGCTTATGCGTGTATCTTTAAAAATTGACGGAGACACAAAAATGGGTATTGTATCGGATGTAAAGACTGAATTAAGACAGGCATCTGCATTGAAAATTACTTATTCTGCTAGAAAAAAGGGTGAATAA
- a CDS encoding Biopolymer transport protein ExbD/TolR (InterPro IPR003400~KEGG: bfs:BF3528 hypothetical protein~PFAM: Biopolymer transport protein ExbD/TolR~SPTR: Putative uncharacterized protein;~IMG reference gene:2504105726~PFAM: Biopolymer transport protein ExbD/TolR; overlaps another CDS with the same product name) has translation MAKGKRSVPEINSSSTADIAFLLLIFFLITTSMDTDMGLARQLPPMPDENEQVNDDVKIKERNILAVMINRNNELMCNGEVIPISRLRERAKEFIANPSNDSNKPEKVTMEIPYFGDYVVTKNHVISVQNDGDTSYKVYFEVQNELVAAYNELRDQISREKWQKPFASLSEDQQKAVRLIYPQKISEAVPKTYGGKK, from the coding sequence ATGGCAAAAGGAAAAAGATCGGTTCCTGAGATTAACTCAAGTTCTACAGCAGATATTGCGTTCCTATTGCTAATTTTCTTCTTGATCACTACATCTATGGATACTGATATGGGGCTAGCTAGACAGCTTCCTCCAATGCCAGATGAGAATGAACAAGTTAACGATGACGTTAAAATTAAGGAGAGAAATATTCTTGCAGTTATGATTAATAGAAATAACGAACTCATGTGTAATGGTGAAGTTATTCCTATTAGTAGACTAAGAGAAAGAGCAAAGGAATTTATTGCTAATCCGAGCAATGATAGCAATAAACCTGAAAAAGTAACAATGGAAATACCTTATTTTGGTGATTATGTGGTGACTAAAAACCATGTTATCTCAGTTCAAAATGATGGTGATACTTCTTATAAAGTATACTTTGAGGTTCAAAACGAGCTGGTAGCTGCTTATAATGAACTTCGTGATCAAATCTCAAGAGAAAAGTGGCAAAAACCATTTGCTTCTTTATCTGAAGATCAGCAAAAAGCTGTTCGTTTGATTTATCCACAGAAGATTTCAGAAGCTGTGCCTAAAACTTATGGAGGGAAAAAATAA
- a CDS encoding hypothetical protein (KEGG: bfs:BF3529 hypothetical protein~SPTR: Putative uncharacterized protein;~IMG reference gene:2504105727) — MKLSYKISYYILYALFAVILIVLGMFYFGGEMAEPVVPELSNPANTEALIYLMYVLLGSAIAVTVLAFVFQFGAALKENPVKAIKSLIGVLLLVAVLVVAWFSGSEEALVLPGYDGTDNVPFWLKLTDMFLYSIYFLLVVTIASMIFSSVKRRFS, encoded by the coding sequence ATGAAATTATCATATAAAATATCATATTATATCTTATATGCATTGTTTGCTGTTATTTTGATCGTTCTAGGAATGTTCTACTTTGGTGGAGAGATGGCAGAGCCAGTTGTTCCTGAACTTTCTAACCCAGCAAATACTGAAGCATTGATATATCTGATGTATGTATTGCTTGGTTCTGCTATTGCTGTGACTGTTTTGGCTTTCGTGTTTCAATTTGGAGCAGCTTTAAAAGAAAATCCAGTAAAAGCAATAAAATCACTAATTGGTGTGTTATTGCTAGTTGCAGTTTTAGTTGTTGCATGGTTTAGTGGTAGTGAAGAAGCTTTAGTTTTACCGGGCTATGATGGTACAGATAATGTTCCATTCTGGTTAAAGCTAACAGATATGTTCTTATACTCTATTTACTTCTTATTAGTAGTTACTATTGCATCTATGATCTTTAGTAGCGTTAAAAGAAGATTCTCGTAA
- a CDS encoding MotA/TolQ/ExbB proton channel (COGs: COG0811 Biopolymer transport protein~InterPro IPR002898~KEGG: bth:BT_2055 putative biopolymer transport protein~PFAM: MotA/TolQ/ExbB proton channel~SPTR: Putative uncharacterized protein;~IMG reference gene:2504105728~PFAM: MotA/TolQ/ExbB proton channel family) has translation MKKLFAIVAVVGAMAFGSSQLAQAQDAAEAQTEQATPSNDAVAQADAAVDDFVVEGSLHKELKTKFIEGDAFFMSLVAIALVIGLAFCIERIIYLSLAEINTKKFVESIEAALEKGDVEEAKNIARDTRGPVASVYYQGLMRIDQGIDVVEKSIVSYGGVQAGYLEKGCSWITLFIAMAPSLGFLGTVLGMVMAFDKIQQVGDISPTVVAGGMKVALITTIFGLIVALILQVFYNYILAKIESITSEMEDSSVTLLDLIIKYNLKYKN, from the coding sequence ATGAAAAAGTTATTTGCAATTGTTGCTGTTGTTGGAGCTATGGCTTTTGGCTCTTCTCAGCTAGCTCAAGCACAAGATGCTGCAGAGGCTCAAACTGAACAAGCAACTCCTTCAAATGATGCTGTTGCTCAAGCAGACGCAGCTGTTGATGATTTCGTAGTTGAAGGTAGCCTTCACAAAGAATTAAAAACAAAGTTTATTGAAGGTGATGCTTTCTTTATGAGTTTAGTAGCTATCGCTCTAGTTATTGGTTTAGCTTTCTGTATTGAAAGAATCATTTACCTAAGCTTAGCTGAAATCAACACAAAAAAATTCGTTGAATCAATTGAAGCAGCACTTGAAAAAGGTGATGTAGAAGAAGCAAAAAATATCGCTAGAGATACTAGAGGTCCAGTAGCTTCTGTTTACTATCAAGGTCTTATGAGAATTGATCAAGGTATAGACGTAGTAGAAAAATCAATTGTTTCTTACGGTGGTGTACAAGCTGGTTACCTAGAAAAAGGCTGTTCATGGATTACTCTATTCATCGCGATGGCTCCATCTTTAGGTTTCTTAGGTACAGTACTTGGTATGGTTATGGCGTTTGATAAGATTCAACAAGTAGGTGATATTTCTCCAACAGTTGTTGCTGGTGGTATGAAAGTTGCTTTGATTACAACTATCTTTGGTTTGATCGTAGCTCTTATCTTACAAGTATTCTATAACTATATTCTTGCTAAGATTGAATCTATTACAAGTGAAATGGAAGATTCTTCTGTAACACTTCTTGATTTGATCATTAAATATAACTTGAAATACAAAAACTAA